In the genome of Candidatus Komeilibacteria bacterium CG_4_10_14_0_2_um_filter_37_10, one region contains:
- the gatC gene encoding Asp-tRNA(Asn)/Glu-tRNA(Gln) amidotransferase GatCAB subunit C: MSLDKKQLKYLAELAKINITPAEEDRLLKQLSSILAYVQSLQDISCPEEIDHFADPVKNVNIWRADQVAPISEITRQKLLACAGEVENNLIRTKPVF, from the coding sequence ATGAGTTTGGATAAAAAACAACTAAAATATTTAGCAGAATTAGCTAAAATAAATATTACCCCAGCGGAAGAGGATCGACTACTGAAGCAGCTGTCCAGTATTTTGGCTTACGTGCAATCATTGCAGGACATATCTTGTCCGGAGGAAATAGATCACTTTGCCGATCCCGTAAAAAATGTCAATATTTGGCGTGCTGATCAGGTGGCACCGATCAGTGAAATCACCAGGCAAAAACTTTTAGCTTGTGCCGGTGAGGTAGAAAATAATTTAATCAGAACTAAACCAGTTTTTTAG
- a CDS encoding aminoacyl-histidine dipeptidase: MNDPIEFVLHDRLLRANGTTLGADNGIGAAAMLAIIAEHQIIKHGPLELLFTTSEEVGFDGAKALDPSWIKSRKIINLDSEDEGEFFIGCAGGGRVNGSWDLGYVNQPKNHQEYRLEITKLVGGHSGMEIDLGYANAIKLMGRILQGLQCFGLKVSALNGGDQMNAIPSEAEALVFLPIDQVDQAMLIFNGLVTAMRREYGPLEPNLQITLEKMDSDDGGVILPNDQEKILQMIAALPNGVVRFDPNKPTLVETSNNIGILKTDIVAGRYQLLITAMYRSSIESQMDYLESVIGSVFQLADGKYEALNRYPAWEPNFGTQLLALAQSVYQNLYDTRAEVKTVHAGLECAVWSRMFPEAEIISFDPTMRKVHSPDEEVDIDSVGRFYDFLLELLQNTGRFVMPMT; the protein is encoded by the coding sequence ATTAATGATCCAATTGAATTTGTTTTACACGATCGTCTACTGCGAGCTAATGGTACTACGTTGGGAGCGGATAATGGTATTGGTGCAGCAGCAATGCTCGCTATCATCGCGGAACACCAAATAATCAAGCACGGACCACTGGAATTGCTTTTTACCACCAGTGAAGAAGTTGGTTTTGATGGTGCGAAGGCACTTGATCCGAGCTGGATTAAGAGTAGAAAGATTATTAATTTGGATTCGGAAGACGAGGGTGAATTTTTTATTGGTTGTGCCGGTGGTGGCCGCGTGAATGGAAGTTGGGATTTGGGTTATGTGAACCAACCGAAAAACCATCAGGAATATCGTTTGGAAATTACTAAGCTAGTAGGTGGTCACTCGGGGATGGAAATTGATTTAGGTTACGCCAATGCCATTAAGCTAATGGGGCGAATCTTGCAAGGGCTGCAATGTTTTGGTTTAAAGGTCAGTGCTCTCAACGGTGGTGACCAAATGAACGCCATACCTAGTGAGGCTGAAGCCTTAGTATTCTTACCAATAGATCAGGTTGATCAAGCGATGTTGATATTTAATGGTTTAGTTACGGCAATGCGCCGGGAATATGGTCCGCTAGAACCAAATTTGCAGATCACTTTAGAAAAGATGGATTCCGATGATGGTGGAGTAATACTTCCGAACGATCAAGAGAAAATACTGCAAATGATCGCTGCTTTACCGAACGGCGTCGTACGATTTGATCCTAATAAGCCAACCTTGGTGGAAACTTCCAATAATATTGGTATTCTCAAAACTGACATTGTTGCTGGTAGATATCAACTACTTATTACCGCTATGTATCGTAGCTCAATCGAATCCCAAATGGATTATCTGGAGTCAGTAATTGGATCAGTGTTCCAGTTAGCCGATGGTAAATACGAAGCTCTGAATCGTTATCCGGCTTGGGAACCAAATTTTGGCACGCAGTTACTTGCTTTAGCCCAAAGTGTTTATCAGAACCTTTATGACACCAGAGCGGAAGTAAAAACAGTTCATGCCGGGCTGGAATGTGCAGTCTGGTCAAGAATGTTTCCGGAAGCTGAGATCATTTCTTTTGATCCGACAATGCGTAAGGTACATTCACCAGATGAAGAAGTTGACATCGACTCCGTGGGAAGGTTTTATGACTTCCTGTTGGAATTATTGCAAAATACCGGACGATTCGTGATGCCAATGACATAA
- the lgt gene encoding prolipoprotein diacylglyceryl transferase, giving the protein MTFFWSNFIPNPVLFELGWFKIYWYGLILAIAILVAYYLIRRGKTLAQQRDIDDLVLWLVLGGLFGARIYDAVVYWPVSSFNWLEFFSLWQRGLAIHGAILGGAVTLLAWCLVNRKSFGQLADQLVMVLPLAQAIGRWGNYFNQELFGAPTSWPWKIFIEPVNRPAEYLYSSYFHPLFLYESLADLALFIVLYFSGKKFLRVGVSLSIYLFGYGVIRFVMEFWRLDQVAIYGGLRWPQWLSLILMLGVLIYWLVQLLLPKFKKNV; this is encoded by the coding sequence ATGACATTCTTTTGGTCTAATTTTATACCCAATCCAGTTCTTTTTGAGCTGGGTTGGTTTAAAATATATTGGTATGGTCTAATATTGGCGATCGCTATTTTAGTAGCTTACTATCTGATCCGCCGAGGTAAAACATTAGCACAGCAACGTGACATTGATGATTTAGTTCTCTGGTTAGTGCTGGGTGGTTTATTCGGTGCTCGTATTTATGACGCTGTGGTATATTGGCCAGTTAGCTCTTTCAACTGGTTAGAATTTTTTTCCCTGTGGCAACGAGGATTAGCCATTCATGGAGCAATCTTGGGCGGCGCAGTGACATTACTGGCTTGGTGTTTAGTTAATCGCAAAAGCTTTGGGCAATTAGCCGATCAATTGGTTATGGTCTTACCTTTGGCTCAAGCCATTGGCCGTTGGGGTAACTATTTTAATCAAGAGTTATTTGGTGCCCCCACTAGCTGGCCTTGGAAGATTTTTATTGAGCCGGTAAACAGACCGGCTGAATATCTCTATAGTAGTTATTTTCATCCTTTATTTCTCTATGAATCATTAGCTGATTTAGCTTTATTCATTGTGCTTTATTTTAGTGGCAAAAAGTTTTTGCGGGTTGGCGTGTCCTTGTCAATTTATTTATTTGGCTATGGTGTAATCAGGTTTGTGATGGAGTTTTGGCGACTGGATCAGGTAGCTATTTATGGCGGTTTACGTTGGCCTCAATGGTTGAGTTTAATATTGATGTTGGGCGTGCTAATTTATTGGTTAGTTCAATTACTCTTGCCAAAGTTTAAAAAAAATGTATAA
- the gatA gene encoding Asp-tRNA(Asn)/Glu-tRNA(Gln) amidotransferase GatCAB subunit A (allows the formation of correctly charged Asn-tRNA(Asn) or Gln-tRNA(Gln) through the transamidation of misacylated Asp-tRNA(Asn) or Glu-tRNA(Gln) in organisms which lack either or both of asparaginyl-tRNA or glutaminyl-tRNA synthetases; reaction takes place in the presence of glutamine and ATP through an activated phospho-Asp-tRNA(Asn) or phospho-Glu-tRNA) — protein MSLEYLSIKDVQNGLQRRDFSCRELVDYYLAKINQQQDLNAYLTINQQVQEQATALDQKIAHGEIIKPLTGVPVAIKDIIVTADLKTTAGSLMLQNYIPPYDATLVTKIKQRDGLILGKVNCDEFAMGSSNENSAYGPVRNPHNTDYVPGGSSGGSAAAVAADLCVYSIGTDTGGSVRQPASFCGVVGVKPTYGRVSRYGLIAMTSSFDQAGPICRSVADAAYVLESIAGHDERDSTTTAKAVDLYSTKLSNEISGLRLVLPKQFLSAGLHPEVRQSLELAIKLYESMGVSVTEIDLPLLDKVLAIYYIIMPAEVSANLARFDGIRFGQTASAQSLWEGYKNTRAEGFGSEVKRRNLVGTYVLSAGYYDAYYKKALRAQRQLKIMMDQVWQRYDGLIGPTTPTSAFRLGEKTDDPLTMYLSDIYTVGANIIGVPAISLPIAWGANDLPIGLQLTTEPFSESKMFSLAWHLEQKLALNWQPKNI, from the coding sequence ATGAGTTTAGAATATTTATCGATTAAAGATGTACAGAATGGGTTGCAACGCCGAGATTTTTCTTGTCGGGAGCTAGTTGATTATTATTTAGCTAAAATCAATCAGCAGCAAGATTTGAATGCTTATTTAACGATTAATCAGCAGGTGCAGGAGCAGGCAACAGCCCTAGATCAAAAAATAGCTCATGGCGAGATTATTAAACCATTGACTGGAGTGCCGGTGGCCATTAAGGATATTATTGTCACTGCGGATTTAAAGACCACAGCTGGCTCTTTGATGTTACAAAATTATATCCCACCATACGATGCAACTTTGGTCACTAAAATAAAACAGCGCGATGGATTAATTTTGGGTAAAGTCAATTGTGATGAGTTTGCCATGGGATCCTCTAATGAAAATAGTGCTTATGGACCAGTACGCAATCCGCACAACACGGACTATGTTCCTGGTGGCTCCTCGGGTGGCAGTGCTGCAGCGGTGGCTGCTGATTTGTGTGTTTATTCCATTGGTACTGATACCGGTGGTTCGGTTCGCCAACCAGCCAGCTTTTGCGGTGTCGTGGGTGTCAAGCCTACTTATGGTCGCGTTTCTCGCTATGGTTTGATTGCTATGACATCTTCTTTTGATCAAGCAGGACCTATTTGTCGGAGTGTTGCTGATGCTGCTTATGTTTTGGAAAGCATTGCCGGACACGATGAACGCGATTCCACAACCACCGCTAAGGCCGTTGATTTGTACAGCACTAAGCTCAGTAACGAGATCAGTGGTTTGCGACTGGTTCTACCCAAACAGTTTTTGTCCGCTGGCTTGCATCCAGAAGTTCGTCAGAGTTTAGAATTAGCCATAAAATTATATGAAAGTATGGGCGTATCGGTGACGGAGATTGATTTACCGTTACTCGATAAGGTATTAGCCATTTACTATATTATTATGCCAGCTGAGGTGTCGGCTAATCTAGCTCGTTTTGATGGTATTCGTTTTGGTCAGACGGCAAGTGCTCAAAGTTTGTGGGAGGGATATAAGAATACACGTGCTGAGGGTTTTGGCAGTGAGGTGAAAAGAAGAAATTTAGTTGGCACCTATGTTTTATCAGCTGGTTATTATGATGCTTATTATAAGAAAGCCTTGCGAGCTCAGCGTCAGTTAAAAATTATGATGGACCAAGTTTGGCAGCGTTACGATGGTTTAATCGGACCAACGACACCAACTAGTGCTTTTCGTTTGGGTGAAAAAACAGACGATCCCTTAACCATGTATTTATCGGATATTTATACGGTGGGTGCTAATATTATCGGCGTGCCAGCTATTTCCTTGCCGATTGCTTGGGGCGCTAATGATTTACCGATTGGGCTGCAGCTAACAACTGAGCCATTTAGTGAGAGTAAAATGTTTTCTCTAGCTTGGCATCTGGAGCAAAAATTAGCTTTGAATTGGCAACCGAAAAATATTTAA
- a CDS encoding DNA ligase (NAD(+)) LigA, translated as MTTADIKKRMVKLAQQINDYRYQYHVLDAPQVDDQVYDSLTQELKKLEEQYPAFKSLNSPLIRVGGQPLKRFVKVKHQIRQYSLQDAFQFSAVVEWSKRIENILRQEGINEKLDYCVELKIDGLKIIVTYQNGVFQKGATRGDGVIGEDVSEQLKTIHSLPLILSQKINAIVVGEAWLDNNKLNKINEQRRQRGESLFANTRNAAAGSIRQLNPQVTATRGLDSFFYDLEDLSVTRPATQVAELALLAGLGFPVNKHHRHCASLAEVQDAYQYWQQHKKQEPYGIDGLVIKVNSLKLQKILGFTGKAPRWALAYKFPAEKVTTRVLDVIWQVGRVGTITPVAVLEPVVVAGSTVSRATLHNLDEIKRLNLRIGDTVVVQKAGDVIPDIVETLIKLRTGQEKKIFIPRCCPICSSALVQPTGEVNYYCTNKKCFAVENEKIIHFVSRPAFNIEGLGPKIIGQLINKGLISSAADLFLLKTGDLEPLERFAEKSSSNLVQSIEQAKKINLANFIYALGIRHVGMETAILLANHWHSWSALQSVTSVQLESVYEVGSKIASSLVSWLANRHNQKFVECLFTAGVQINKAMIKENKLAGQTFVFTGTLPTLDRDQAKDLVRVAGGKVSSSVSAKTTYLVAGHESGSKLQQAEKLIKKGAALKIISEADLQKLLSA; from the coding sequence ATGACAACAGCAGATATAAAAAAAAGAATGGTTAAGCTAGCCCAGCAAATTAATGACTACCGTTATCAATATCATGTTTTAGATGCGCCGCAAGTAGATGATCAAGTGTATGATTCGCTAACGCAGGAACTAAAAAAACTAGAAGAGCAGTACCCAGCATTTAAAAGTTTGAATTCGCCCTTGATTCGTGTCGGTGGGCAGCCACTGAAAAGATTTGTTAAAGTCAAACATCAAATACGTCAATACTCTTTGCAAGACGCTTTTCAGTTTAGCGCCGTTGTTGAGTGGTCAAAAAGAATAGAGAATATTTTGCGGCAAGAAGGAATAAATGAAAAACTTGATTATTGTGTGGAGCTAAAGATTGATGGTTTAAAAATAATCGTGACTTATCAAAACGGCGTTTTTCAAAAAGGCGCGACACGCGGTGATGGTGTCATTGGTGAAGATGTTAGTGAGCAGTTGAAGACTATTCATAGCTTGCCATTGATTTTATCCCAAAAAATTAATGCCATAGTAGTTGGCGAGGCTTGGCTGGATAATAATAAGCTCAATAAAATTAATGAACAACGAAGACAGCGTGGTGAGTCTCTTTTTGCCAATACCCGTAACGCCGCAGCTGGATCTATTCGTCAATTAAATCCCCAGGTTACTGCGACTCGCGGTTTGGATTCTTTTTTTTATGATCTAGAGGATTTAAGCGTTACTCGACCTGCGACACAGGTGGCTGAATTGGCATTATTGGCCGGCTTAGGCTTTCCCGTAAATAAGCATCATCGTCATTGCGCCAGTTTAGCAGAAGTTCAAGATGCTTATCAATATTGGCAACAGCATAAAAAGCAAGAACCTTATGGTATTGATGGCTTAGTGATCAAGGTAAATAGTTTAAAGCTACAAAAAATATTAGGTTTTACCGGTAAAGCTCCTCGTTGGGCTTTAGCCTATAAGTTTCCAGCAGAAAAAGTTACTACTCGCGTTTTGGATGTGATCTGGCAGGTAGGTCGAGTGGGTACGATAACGCCAGTTGCGGTATTAGAACCCGTGGTAGTAGCTGGCAGCACTGTTTCACGCGCCACTTTACATAATCTGGATGAAATTAAGAGACTAAATTTGCGTATTGGTGATACTGTTGTCGTACAAAAAGCTGGCGATGTCATACCGGATATTGTGGAAACATTAATTAAATTACGAACCGGCCAAGAGAAAAAAATTTTTATACCGAGGTGCTGTCCAATATGCTCTAGTGCTTTAGTGCAACCAACGGGAGAAGTGAATTATTACTGCACCAATAAAAAATGTTTTGCTGTGGAGAATGAAAAAATTATTCATTTTGTCAGTCGCCCAGCTTTTAATATTGAGGGGTTGGGGCCAAAGATCATTGGGCAACTAATTAATAAAGGTTTAATCAGCAGTGCTGCCGATTTGTTTTTATTAAAAACTGGTGATTTGGAACCATTGGAGCGATTTGCAGAAAAATCGTCGAGTAATTTAGTGCAGAGTATTGAACAAGCTAAGAAAATTAATCTGGCTAATTTTATTTACGCTCTGGGCATCAGGCACGTTGGTATGGAAACAGCGATTCTTTTGGCTAATCATTGGCATAGTTGGTCAGCTCTACAAAGTGTCACTAGCGTACAACTAGAGTCGGTTTATGAGGTGGGTAGCAAGATTGCCAGTTCGCTAGTTAGTTGGCTGGCCAATCGACATAATCAGAAATTCGTTGAGTGTCTTTTTACCGCTGGTGTACAAATTAATAAAGCCATGATTAAAGAAAATAAATTAGCTGGTCAGACATTTGTCTTTACCGGTACCTTGCCGACACTTGATCGCGATCAAGCCAAAGATCTCGTACGGGTGGCTGGTGGCAAAGTCAGCTCCAGCGTTAGTGCGAAAACAACATATCTGGTTGCTGGCCATGAATCCGGTTCTAAGTTACAGCAAGCTGAGAAATTAATTAAAAAAGGTGCGGCATTAAAAATAATTTCCGAAGCTGATTTACAAAAATTGTTATCAGCTTAA